The Skermanella pratensis genome has a window encoding:
- a CDS encoding NifX-associated nitrogen fixation protein: MSETIEAPVVDQEFLKTLVSLIRAEDTYGAWEGKSDDVLLRPFVLTKEERRLIPIIGDPDPDTITRVEQFYKAIGLTIEKRTRLMATPIMKMSHEGFGRMVLLTGRLVVLSKHIRDVHRFGFPSIEAVAQDGAKLVDEAVALIEKHRDVADL; the protein is encoded by the coding sequence ATGTCCGAAACGATCGAAGCCCCGGTGGTCGACCAGGAGTTCCTGAAGACCCTGGTTTCGCTGATCCGCGCCGAGGACACCTACGGCGCCTGGGAAGGCAAGAGCGACGACGTCCTGCTGCGGCCCTTCGTCCTGACCAAGGAAGAGCGCCGGCTGATCCCGATCATCGGCGATCCCGACCCCGACACCATCACCCGGGTCGAGCAGTTCTACAAGGCGATCGGCCTGACCATCGAGAAGCGGACCCGCCTTATGGCGACGCCGATCATGAAGATGAGTCACGAGGGCTTCGGCCGCATGGTCCTGCTGACCGGCCGGCTGGTGGTGCTGAGCAAGCATATCCGCGATGTCCATCGCTTCGGCTTCCCCTCGATCGAGGCGGTCGCGCAGGACGGCGCGAAGCTGGTGGACGAGGCCGTGGCGCTGATCGAGAAGCATCGCGACGTCGCCGACCTCTGA